One genomic window of Halorhabdus sp. CBA1104 includes the following:
- a CDS encoding PadR family transcriptional regulator — MSEAQAETEAPSIARELTAFQQNILAILAEEARYGLAVKRELETYYSSDVNHGRLYPNLDDLVEMELVEKSELDKRTNEYSLTEKGYDVLLEQLSWEFSKIVQTEDRADDLEALLEDVR; from the coding sequence ATGTCAGAGGCGCAGGCTGAGACGGAAGCACCGAGTATTGCCCGAGAACTGACCGCATTCCAGCAGAACATCCTGGCTATCCTCGCCGAGGAGGCACGCTACGGACTCGCTGTCAAACGCGAACTAGAAACGTACTACAGTTCTGACGTCAATCACGGGCGGCTGTACCCCAATCTCGACGACCTCGTCGAGATGGAGTTAGTCGAGAAAAGTGAACTCGACAAGCGAACCAACGAGTACTCGCTGACCGAGAAGGGCTACGACGTCCTGCTCGAACAGCTCTCCTGGGAGTTCTCGAAGATCGTCCAGACCGAAGATCGAGCCGACGACCTCGAAGCGCTCCTCGAAGACGTTCGATAA
- a CDS encoding tubulin/FtsZ family protein produces MKVVLIGLGQAGGKVTEALATHDYERGYDAVQGALAVNTAKTDLQALDIETMVIGQDRVKGHGVGGDNELGAEIMQAEATEVLDGLDGRITSRAEALMVVAGLGGGTGSGGAPVLAKELKRIYDVPVYVLGILPGRSEGSIYQANAGRSLKTAAREADATLLVDNDAWHSAEESVAEGFSTINDNIAQRIGLLLASGEVVEGVGESVVDSSEIINTLRPGGLAALGYASAQASEDSAENVNTITSLTRNALLTGTSLPNAVEAETALLVIAGQPDRISRKGVERARRWLEEETGSLEVRGGDFPLDSERLAALVLLGGVERSQRLEAFLDRAAEAYQGANDQPNDPVDDFQNDELEDLF; encoded by the coding sequence ATGAAGGTCGTCCTGATTGGTCTCGGCCAGGCCGGTGGGAAGGTCACCGAGGCGCTGGCAACCCACGACTACGAACGGGGATACGACGCCGTTCAGGGGGCATTAGCCGTCAATACGGCTAAGACCGACCTCCAGGCGCTCGATATCGAGACGATGGTCATTGGCCAAGATCGGGTTAAAGGTCACGGCGTGGGTGGTGACAACGAACTCGGCGCCGAGATCATGCAAGCCGAAGCGACGGAAGTATTGGACGGCCTCGACGGCCGAATTACGTCCCGGGCTGAGGCACTGATGGTTGTGGCCGGCCTGGGCGGTGGCACCGGGTCGGGCGGCGCGCCAGTGCTGGCAAAGGAACTCAAGCGGATCTACGACGTGCCAGTGTACGTTCTGGGTATCCTCCCCGGACGGAGCGAGGGCTCGATCTACCAGGCCAACGCGGGCCGCTCGCTGAAGACCGCTGCCCGGGAAGCCGATGCGACGCTACTCGTGGACAACGACGCCTGGCACTCTGCCGAGGAGAGCGTCGCGGAAGGGTTCTCGACGATCAACGACAACATCGCCCAGCGGATCGGCCTCCTGCTTGCCTCGGGCGAAGTCGTCGAGGGTGTCGGCGAGAGCGTCGTCGACTCCAGTGAGATCATCAACACGCTCCGGCCGGGTGGACTCGCGGCGCTTGGCTACGCAAGCGCACAGGCAAGCGAGGACAGCGCCGAGAACGTCAACACGATCACGAGCCTCACGCGCAACGCCCTCCTGACTGGGACCAGCCTCCCGAACGCCGTCGAGGCCGAAACGGCCCTGCTCGTCATCGCCGGCCAGCCCGACCGTATCTCACGGAAGGGCGTCGAGCGCGCTCGTCGCTGGCTCGAAGAAGAGACCGGCAGTCTCGAAGTACGGGGCGGTGACTTTCCACTAGACAGTGAGCGCCTCGCCGCACTGGTGTTGCTTGGCGGCGTCGAACGCTCCCAGCGGCTCGAAGCCTTCCTCGACCGTGCGGCCGAAGCCTACCAGGGCGCAAACGACCAACCGAACGATCCGGTCGACGACTTCCAGAACGACGAACTCGAAGACCTCTTTTGA
- a CDS encoding class I SAM-dependent methyltransferase, whose product MDDQRDLTARVRDGYDRIAAEYDEQRSTDDTDVSLVERFRDALGANAAVLDAGCGTGTPVTALLAEECTVTGLDLSREQLSLATDRLPAHSFVEGEMTRLPFAEDSFDGLTSFYAVIHVPRERHEDAFSEFHRVCRPGAPVLCTVGDTDWAGHNEDWMGMGGPMYWDIPGLDRTRKLLDDAGFSVEGVDRVMDDVADEPAKKPFVWARA is encoded by the coding sequence ATGGACGACCAGCGGGACCTCACTGCCCGCGTTCGGGACGGGTACGATCGCATCGCTGCCGAGTACGACGAGCAACGCTCGACCGACGACACTGACGTGTCCCTCGTCGAACGGTTTCGGGACGCTCTCGGGGCGAACGCAGCTGTCCTCGACGCTGGGTGTGGTACGGGGACACCGGTCACTGCGTTGTTGGCCGAAGAGTGTACAGTGACCGGCCTCGATCTTTCTCGCGAACAACTGTCGTTGGCGACCGATCGTCTTCCGGCCCACTCGTTCGTCGAGGGAGAGATGACGCGATTACCCTTCGCTGAGGACAGCTTCGACGGACTCACCTCGTTCTACGCGGTCATCCACGTGCCCCGGGAACGCCACGAAGACGCCTTCTCGGAGTTCCATCGCGTCTGTCGGCCCGGAGCGCCCGTGCTCTGTACGGTCGGTGATACCGATTGGGCGGGCCACAACGAGGACTGGATGGGGATGGGCGGACCGATGTATTGGGACATCCCCGGACTGGACCGAACCCGGAAGCTGCTCGACGACGCCGGATTCAGCGTCGAGGGCGTCGATCGCGTCATGGATGACGTCGCCGACGAACCGGCGAAGAAACCGTTCGTCTGGGCGCGTGCCTGA
- a CDS encoding transcription initiation factor IIB family protein, translated as MTRSTRQRERERESETESDEREGVRECPECDSDNLVKDADRGEIICDDCGLVVEEENIDPGPEWRAFNHEERQEKSRVGAPTTQTMHDKGLTTTIDWKDKDAYGRSISSKKRSQMHRLRKWQERIRTKDAGERNLQFALSEIDRMASALGVPRSVREVASVIYRRALDEDLIRGRSIEGVATSALYAACRKEGIPRSLEEISEVSRVERKEIGRTYRYISQELGLEMEPVDPKKYVPRFCSELDLSEEVQSKANEIIETTAEKGLLSGKSPTGYAAAAIYAASLLCNEKKTQREVADVAQVTEVTIRNRYQEQIEAMGIHS; from the coding sequence ATGACACGGTCCACCCGCCAGCGGGAGCGCGAGCGTGAATCCGAGACCGAATCCGACGAACGAGAGGGGGTGAGAGAATGTCCGGAGTGCGATTCTGACAATCTCGTCAAGGACGCAGACAGGGGCGAGATCATCTGTGACGACTGTGGCCTCGTCGTCGAGGAGGAGAACATCGATCCAGGACCGGAGTGGCGGGCGTTCAACCACGAGGAGCGCCAGGAGAAATCCCGGGTGGGCGCGCCGACGACCCAGACGATGCACGATAAGGGGCTGACGACGACCATCGACTGGAAGGACAAAGACGCCTACGGCCGCTCCATTTCTTCGAAGAAACGCTCCCAGATGCATCGCCTGCGCAAGTGGCAGGAACGCATCCGGACCAAGGACGCGGGCGAACGCAACCTGCAGTTCGCTCTGAGCGAGATCGACCGCATGGCCTCGGCACTGGGCGTCCCGCGCTCGGTACGCGAGGTCGCGTCGGTCATCTACCGTCGCGCACTCGACGAGGACCTCATCCGCGGCCGCTCGATCGAGGGTGTCGCGACCTCGGCACTGTACGCCGCCTGCCGGAAGGAAGGCATCCCGCGGAGTTTAGAGGAGATCAGCGAAGTCTCCCGCGTCGAACGCAAGGAGATCGGCCGGACCTACCGGTATATCTCTCAGGAACTCGGCCTGGAGATGGAACCCGTCGACCCCAAGAAGTACGTCCCCCGTTTCTGCTCGGAACTCGATCTCTCAGAGGAAGTCCAGTCGAAAGCCAACGAGATCATCGAGACCACCGCCGAGAAGGGGCTGCTCTCGGGGAAATCCCCGACGGGCTATGCTGCCGCCGCGATCTACGCCGCCTCGTTGCTCTGCAACGAGAAGAAGACCCAGCGCGAAGTCGCCGACGTCGCCCAGGTGACCGAAGTCACGATCCGCAACCGCTACCAGGAGCAGATCGAGGCGATGGGCATCCACAGCTAG
- a CDS encoding alkaline phosphatase family protein, with translation MGLFDRIRGDDEPRVAFFGIDGVPYSLIADNEDRFENLTAIAQEGAGGAIDSIVPPESSACWPSLTTGVNPGQTGVYGFQDREVGSAETYVPMGNDVQATRLWDRVQSAGRDATVMNVPVTFPPQRDVQRMVSGFLSPGVEKAAYPDEIRETLQDSDYRIDVNAKLGHNDDKTEFIEDAHETLEKRFEAFEQYVHGDDWDLFFGVFMTTDRVNHFLFEDYEEDGQYKEEFLEFYEKVDDYLGQLRELLADDVTMVVASDHGFTTLDHEVHCNEWLREEGWLSYDADEPEELGDLDESTKAYSLIPGRFYVNLEDREANGSVPEDDYESVRADLKAKLEAWEGPDGRPVADRVVTKEQAFRGEHDDIAPDLVVIPNHGFDLKAGFKGDSDVFGVGPRNGMHSFDNACLFVDDDDARISDVDLYDIAPTLLSLLDVEYDRAAFDGSSLV, from the coding sequence ATGGGACTGTTCGATCGGATTCGCGGCGACGACGAGCCCCGGGTCGCCTTCTTCGGCATCGATGGCGTCCCGTACAGCCTGATCGCCGACAACGAGGATCGCTTCGAGAACCTCACTGCTATCGCCCAGGAGGGGGCTGGCGGCGCCATCGACAGCATCGTGCCCCCCGAGTCCAGCGCCTGTTGGCCATCGTTGACGACGGGCGTCAACCCGGGTCAGACGGGTGTCTACGGCTTTCAGGACCGAGAGGTCGGGTCGGCGGAGACGTACGTCCCGATGGGGAACGACGTCCAGGCGACCCGCCTGTGGGACCGCGTGCAGTCGGCCGGCCGGGACGCGACGGTGATGAACGTCCCCGTCACGTTCCCGCCCCAGCGTGACGTCCAGCGAATGGTCTCCGGGTTCCTCTCGCCCGGCGTCGAAAAGGCGGCTTATCCCGACGAAATCCGCGAGACGCTCCAGGATAGCGACTATCGGATCGACGTCAACGCCAAGCTCGGCCACAACGACGACAAGACGGAGTTCATCGAGGATGCCCACGAGACACTCGAGAAGCGCTTCGAGGCCTTCGAGCAGTACGTCCACGGCGACGACTGGGACCTCTTTTTCGGGGTCTTCATGACCACCGACCGCGTCAACCACTTCCTGTTCGAAGACTACGAAGAAGACGGCCAGTACAAGGAAGAATTCCTGGAGTTCTACGAGAAAGTCGACGACTACCTGGGTCAGCTCCGCGAGTTGCTGGCCGACGACGTGACGATGGTCGTTGCCTCCGATCACGGCTTTACCACCCTCGATCACGAGGTTCACTGCAACGAGTGGCTCCGGGAAGAAGGCTGGCTGAGCTACGACGCCGACGAGCCCGAAGAACTGGGCGATCTCGACGAGTCGACGAAAGCCTACTCGTTGATTCCCGGCCGCTTCTACGTCAACCTAGAAGACCGCGAGGCGAACGGTAGCGTTCCGGAAGACGACTACGAGAGTGTCAGAGCCGACCTCAAAGCGAAGCTCGAAGCCTGGGAAGGGCCGGACGGCCGCCCCGTGGCCGATCGTGTCGTCACCAAAGAGCAAGCGTTCCGTGGCGAACACGACGATATCGCCCCCGATCTGGTCGTCATCCCCAACCACGGCTTCGATCTGAAAGCCGGGTTCAAGGGCGATTCAGACGTCTTCGGTGTCGGGCCACGCAACGGTATGCACAGCTTCGATAACGCCTGCCTGTTCGTCGACGACGATGACGCCCGGATCAGCGACGTCGATCTGTACGACATCGCGCCGACGCTCCTCTCGTTGCTGGACGTCGAGTACGATCGGGCTGCATTCGACGGCTCGAGCCTGGTCTGA
- the thsA gene encoding thermosome subunit alpha, giving the protein MGGQPMFILSDDSQRTQGKDAQSSNISAGKAVSEAVRTTLGPRGMDKMLVSDGDVVITNDGATILDEMDIEHPAANMLVEVAETQEEEVGDGTTTASILAGELLAKAEDLLDDDVHATTIVEGYHEAARIAREAVDDLVVDGDLDDESLIEVAESSMTGKGTGDVAAGPLAETVVEAISHVRDGRVERENITIHAQVGSSSSATELVEGVIVDEEPVHDNMPRTVEDAAIAVIDSDLDLRESNIDAEYNVNNVDQLNAAIEAEEEELRGYAQQLADLDVGVVFVSGDVEDRVGAYLAKHGILAIEGSDDLEAIAGATGASRVGSVEDIEAGDLGEAGSVSVRMYGDEELTFIEGGTAAEAVTIFARGGTEHVVDELERAIMDSLDVVTAALEHGGVVPGAGATEIAVADHVRSEAAGVEGRKQLAVEAFADAIDVVPRTLATNTGMDPIDALVDLRAAYEGGDLSGLISEGQTGVVADPLEAGVIDPAAVKREALESATEAATMIVRIDDVIAAS; this is encoded by the coding sequence ATGGGCGGTCAGCCGATGTTTATTCTTAGCGACGACTCCCAGCGCACACAGGGCAAAGATGCACAGAGTTCGAATATCTCCGCGGGGAAGGCGGTCAGCGAGGCCGTCCGCACCACCCTCGGCCCCCGTGGGATGGACAAGATGCTCGTCTCCGACGGTGACGTCGTCATCACCAACGACGGGGCGACGATTCTCGACGAGATGGACATCGAGCATCCCGCCGCGAACATGCTCGTCGAAGTCGCCGAGACCCAGGAAGAGGAAGTCGGCGACGGCACGACGACGGCCTCGATCCTCGCCGGCGAACTGCTGGCCAAAGCCGAGGACCTGCTCGATGACGATGTCCACGCGACGACGATCGTCGAGGGGTATCACGAGGCTGCTCGGATCGCCCGCGAGGCCGTCGACGATCTCGTCGTCGACGGTGACTTGGACGACGAATCGCTGATCGAGGTCGCCGAATCCAGCATGACTGGCAAAGGGACCGGCGATGTCGCTGCTGGCCCCCTCGCGGAGACGGTCGTCGAAGCGATCAGCCACGTCCGTGACGGCCGCGTCGAGCGTGAGAACATTACGATCCACGCTCAGGTCGGTTCTTCCTCTAGCGCGACCGAACTCGTCGAAGGTGTCATCGTCGACGAGGAACCGGTCCACGACAACATGCCTCGTACCGTCGAGGACGCCGCGATCGCCGTCATCGACAGCGATCTCGACCTGCGTGAGAGCAACATCGACGCCGAGTACAACGTCAACAACGTCGATCAGCTCAACGCCGCTATCGAGGCCGAAGAGGAGGAACTGCGCGGCTACGCCCAGCAACTGGCCGATCTCGACGTCGGGGTCGTGTTCGTCAGTGGTGACGTCGAGGATCGGGTTGGCGCGTACCTCGCCAAGCACGGCATCCTGGCGATCGAGGGCTCGGACGATCTGGAAGCCATCGCCGGCGCGACCGGCGCGAGCCGCGTCGGGTCCGTCGAAGATATCGAGGCCGGCGACCTCGGTGAGGCCGGCAGTGTGTCCGTCCGCATGTACGGCGACGAGGAGCTGACGTTTATCGAAGGCGGCACGGCCGCCGAGGCCGTCACGATCTTCGCCCGCGGTGGCACCGAACACGTCGTCGACGAACTCGAACGCGCGATCATGGATTCCCTGGACGTCGTGACCGCTGCCCTCGAACACGGTGGTGTCGTCCCGGGTGCCGGTGCGACCGAGATCGCGGTCGCCGACCACGTCCGCTCGGAAGCCGCCGGCGTCGAGGGTCGCAAGCAGTTGGCCGTCGAAGCGTTCGCCGATGCTATCGATGTCGTTCCCCGCACGCTCGCGACGAACACCGGCATGGACCCGATCGACGCCCTGGTCGACCTCCGGGCTGCCTACGAGGGCGGCGATCTCTCTGGGCTCATCAGTGAGGGCCAGACCGGCGTCGTCGCCGACCCACTCGAAGCAGGCGTGATCGATCCTGCTGCCGTCAAACGCGAAGCCCTCGAGAGTGCGACCGAGGCCGCGACGATGATCGTCCGCATCGACGACGTCATCGCCGCGAGCTAA
- a CDS encoding flippase activity-associated protein Agl23 codes for MSDGFAATDPAAGTGPGQRVRAYVRTHPVVVAVLAVAALGLLARFFQLGWRVAHWDEARVAYWVDHAVETSHFAYNSHTHGPFIQHVGRYLFGLLGANDFVARLPVAVIGGLLPVTALLYREHLDDIETVALAALLAANPVLLYYSRFMRSDLLVAAFMFTAFGLLVRFYDTRKPRYVYGATALLVFGIASKENAPLYVITWLGAGALCLDAAFYRPRAYRSAGALVRSKLAGVRDRLFDGSRSLLGWLLYYGGHSLGVAVLFVALFVFMFAPRGGGMAGMLYPPSDASATLGLWDAVAAPLKLPELVVDTFTYVVYPEAEYFQFGGLDGVVLDLPGPPEVSGTSNTVPYLERLGAMTEGLFAKSFPLLVLAAIGFVRERYAAARSRTLVLFMTYAGVASWLGYPLTFSIGSGWKWGMTHTLVPLAIPAAVGLGLFGRWAIDAIRHDDQIEFGLSTVVIGFVAVLVVSTAVAGAYGANARSGDNPLVQYGQPGDDLRPALEQIQHISPVHDGTDVLVYDGSIDDGGSFVTENASTAHKDFRPVCTVWGNTIPLNWYLAAYDAETECAANESTLQDSIDGEDPVPVVIVRENDNTVPESAFEADYYALTYELRTHGSEATFYVHKEWWNAGQ; via the coding sequence ATGTCCGACGGTTTCGCGGCCACCGATCCCGCCGCTGGGACGGGGCCTGGCCAGCGGGTCCGGGCTTACGTCCGGACCCATCCAGTCGTCGTCGCCGTCCTCGCGGTGGCGGCACTTGGCCTGCTGGCCAGGTTCTTTCAACTCGGCTGGCGTGTCGCTCACTGGGACGAAGCCCGGGTCGCCTACTGGGTCGATCACGCCGTAGAGACGAGCCACTTCGCGTACAACTCCCACACCCACGGCCCCTTTATCCAGCACGTCGGCCGGTACCTCTTCGGGCTCCTCGGTGCGAACGACTTCGTTGCCCGCCTGCCGGTCGCGGTGATCGGCGGTCTCCTGCCCGTTACCGCACTGCTATATCGTGAACATCTCGACGATATCGAGACGGTCGCCCTGGCAGCGTTGCTTGCGGCCAACCCCGTTTTGCTGTACTACTCTCGGTTCATGCGCAGCGATCTGCTGGTCGCGGCGTTCATGTTCACTGCCTTTGGTCTACTCGTTCGCTTCTACGACACCCGCAAGCCTCGATACGTCTACGGCGCGACGGCGTTGCTCGTCTTCGGCATCGCCTCGAAGGAGAACGCACCCCTGTACGTAATCACTTGGCTGGGAGCCGGCGCACTCTGTCTCGACGCGGCTTTCTACCGCCCCCGGGCGTATCGGAGTGCGGGCGCGCTCGTCAGGTCGAAACTCGCAGGGGTCCGCGATCGACTGTTCGACGGGAGTCGAAGCCTGCTGGGCTGGCTGCTGTATTATGGAGGCCACAGCCTGGGCGTGGCCGTACTGTTCGTCGCGCTGTTCGTGTTCATGTTCGCGCCTCGGGGCGGCGGGATGGCCGGAATGCTCTACCCGCCCAGCGACGCCAGTGCGACCCTCGGCCTGTGGGACGCGGTGGCTGCGCCCTTGAAACTCCCCGAACTCGTCGTCGATACGTTCACGTACGTCGTCTATCCGGAAGCCGAGTACTTCCAGTTCGGTGGCCTCGACGGGGTCGTCCTCGACCTCCCCGGGCCACCAGAAGTCAGTGGCACGAGCAACACGGTCCCCTATCTCGAACGGCTCGGGGCGATGACGGAGGGGCTGTTCGCGAAGTCGTTCCCGCTATTGGTCCTCGCGGCGATCGGATTCGTGCGGGAACGGTACGCTGCCGCCCGGAGCCGGACGCTGGTGTTGTTCATGACCTACGCTGGCGTAGCCTCCTGGCTGGGCTACCCGCTGACGTTCTCGATCGGGAGTGGCTGGAAGTGGGGTATGACTCACACGCTCGTTCCCCTCGCCATTCCCGCTGCGGTGGGACTTGGCCTATTCGGCCGGTGGGCGATCGACGCCATCCGTCACGACGACCAGATCGAATTCGGCCTCTCGACGGTCGTCATCGGCTTCGTTGCCGTACTGGTCGTCTCGACGGCCGTCGCTGGCGCGTACGGGGCTAACGCCCGATCGGGGGACAATCCGCTCGTCCAATACGGCCAGCCCGGTGACGACCTCCGGCCGGCCCTCGAACAGATCCAACACATCTCTCCAGTACACGACGGAACTGACGTCCTGGTCTACGATGGCTCGATAGACGACGGCGGATCGTTCGTCACGGAAAACGCTTCTACCGCCCACAAGGACTTCCGGCCTGTCTGTACGGTGTGGGGCAACACGATCCCGCTCAACTGGTATCTGGCGGCTTACGACGCCGAGACCGAGTGTGCAGCAAACGAAAGTACGCTCCAGGACAGCATCGACGGCGAGGACCCGGTACCGGTCGTCATCGTCCGTGAGAACGACAATACGGTCCCTGAATCGGCATTCGAAGCCGACTACTACGCGCTGACGTACGAACTCCGCACCCACGGCTCGGAAGCGACCTTCTACGTCCACAAAGAGTGGTGGAACGCGGGACAGTAA
- a CDS encoding DUF5791 family protein: MFDDIDPGEHDAVSLRQAFETALQTTVETAGVETVRDQTALDRETIAAIAAGEGLDLTVADAAAIRALEDSRDAHAIAADARDRLLLAMSSAVLDVDGLAGALDADVTAKELQQKIEGRHPMGLGEYADVLAAVTEER; this comes from the coding sequence ATGTTCGACGATATCGATCCCGGCGAGCACGATGCCGTGTCACTCCGGCAGGCCTTCGAGACGGCTCTGCAGACGACCGTCGAGACGGCCGGCGTCGAGACGGTCCGGGACCAGACGGCCCTCGATCGGGAGACGATCGCGGCGATTGCCGCCGGGGAAGGACTCGATCTGACGGTCGCCGATGCGGCAGCGATCCGCGCCCTCGAGGATAGCCGTGATGCCCACGCAATCGCCGCCGACGCCCGCGACCGCCTGCTGTTGGCGATGTCGAGTGCCGTCCTCGACGTCGACGGACTGGCGGGCGCTCTCGACGCCGACGTGACTGCCAAAGAACTCCAGCAGAAAATCGAGGGGCGCCACCCGATGGGTCTCGGGGAGTATGCAGACGTGCTGGCCGCCGTCACGGAGGAACGGTGA
- a CDS encoding SDR family oxidoreductase encodes MTRVVILGCGYVGCALAGQLTDSDVVGVRRSDAGLAAVEAAGGRPVQADVTVPDALEAVPDADWLVFAASAGGRDAEAARDTYVEGLKTAIDHFAARSSPPERIVYTSSTGVYGDHDGAQVDEDTALQPTTEKTRVLVEAERIARQRPPAGIDGTVARFGGLYGPDRYRLERYLDGPVTAGHLNMVHREDAAGAVRFLLEANHGRNAVVNVVDDEPVEKWAFADWLASQCEEPDPPKETLASRLEAVDSDQRRQRLRANKRVSNDRLRELGYEFAYPTFREGYRDAIAQYLADSDET; translated from the coding sequence GTGACCCGGGTCGTCATTCTTGGCTGTGGGTACGTGGGCTGTGCGCTGGCGGGCCAACTCACCGACTCCGATGTCGTCGGCGTGCGCCGGTCGGACGCAGGACTGGCAGCCGTCGAGGCAGCCGGTGGACGGCCGGTACAGGCAGACGTGACTGTGCCGGATGCCCTCGAAGCTGTGCCCGACGCCGACTGGCTGGTCTTTGCGGCGAGTGCCGGCGGTCGCGACGCCGAGGCGGCCCGGGACACCTACGTCGAAGGCCTCAAGACGGCCATCGACCATTTCGCCGCTCGATCCTCGCCCCCCGAGCGAATCGTCTACACTTCGAGTACGGGCGTCTACGGCGACCACGATGGAGCCCAGGTCGACGAAGATACCGCCCTGCAGCCGACGACCGAGAAGACCCGTGTGCTGGTCGAGGCCGAACGGATCGCCCGCCAGCGGCCCCCGGCAGGCATCGACGGGACAGTGGCTCGGTTCGGTGGGCTGTACGGTCCAGATCGGTACCGACTGGAGCGATATCTCGACGGGCCAGTCACGGCGGGCCATCTCAATATGGTCCATCGAGAAGACGCGGCCGGTGCGGTTCGCTTCCTGCTCGAAGCAAACCACGGGCGGAACGCTGTCGTCAACGTCGTCGACGACGAACCCGTCGAGAAGTGGGCGTTCGCCGACTGGCTCGCGAGTCAGTGTGAGGAACCCGACCCGCCCAAAGAGACACTGGCGAGCCGTCTCGAAGCTGTCGACTCCGACCAACGGCGACAGCGCCTTCGAGCGAACAAGCGCGTCAGTAACGACCGCCTCCGGGAACTCGGATACGAGTTTGCCTACCCCACGTTTCGTGAGGGGTATCGAGATGCGATCGCCCAGTACCTCGCCGACAGCGACGAGACCTGA
- a CDS encoding rnhA operon protein, translating into MTDDEPAPAGEDSELPPDVLEEAVRLTRLARRTDGERAETHRQRRDAMLATHGYEARLRADDDGDVLVCYPAEWLRDGEVVFDRIEDRSRGVERPLAGEDDWDVVEAANREIVARVGEHHGPVHEANVRAFADFLGNHHVCRIAVATSAQVREFREEYYPRNVWPDDEQRAVLEQSLRIAFDVAGVEHPPV; encoded by the coding sequence ATGACTGACGACGAGCCGGCGCCGGCCGGCGAAGACAGTGAGCTCCCGCCGGACGTACTCGAGGAAGCGGTCCGGCTGACGCGGCTGGCCCGACGGACGGACGGTGAGCGCGCCGAGACCCACCGCCAGCGCCGTGACGCCATGCTGGCCACTCACGGATACGAGGCCCGCCTCCGTGCGGACGACGACGGCGACGTCCTGGTCTGCTATCCGGCCGAGTGGCTCCGGGATGGTGAGGTCGTCTTCGACCGCATCGAGGACCGATCGCGCGGGGTCGAGCGGCCACTCGCCGGCGAGGACGACTGGGATGTCGTCGAAGCGGCAAACCGGGAGATTGTCGCCCGCGTTGGCGAACATCACGGTCCCGTACACGAAGCCAACGTCCGGGCGTTCGCGGATTTCCTCGGGAACCACCACGTCTGTCGGATCGCTGTGGCGACGTCGGCCCAGGTTCGGGAGTTTCGCGAGGAGTACTATCCGCGCAACGTCTGGCCCGACGACGAACAGCGAGCCGTCTTAGAGCAGTCGCTCCGGATCGCCTTCGACGTCGCTGGGGTCGAACACCCCCCAGTGTGA
- a CDS encoding inorganic diphosphatase, which translates to MVNLFEDLETGPNPPEEIYAVVECLKGERNKYEYDKDIPGVVLDRVLHSNVHYPSDYGFIPQSYYDDGDPFDVLVLVEDQTFPSCVIEARPVALMKMDDDGEADDKVIAVPTEDPRYDHIEDLDDIPQQTLDEIDEFFATYKNLEEGKEVETLGWEDKQAAMDAIEHAQDLYEEEFA; encoded by the coding sequence ATGGTGAACCTCTTCGAAGACCTCGAAACGGGACCGAATCCGCCCGAAGAGATCTACGCGGTCGTCGAGTGCCTCAAGGGCGAGCGCAACAAGTACGAGTACGACAAGGACATCCCCGGCGTCGTCCTCGATCGGGTCCTGCACAGCAACGTCCACTACCCCTCTGATTACGGGTTTATCCCACAGTCGTACTACGACGACGGCGATCCGTTCGACGTACTCGTTCTCGTCGAAGACCAGACGTTCCCGAGTTGTGTCATCGAGGCCCGTCCGGTCGCGCTGATGAAGATGGACGACGACGGCGAGGCCGACGACAAGGTCATCGCCGTCCCCACCGAGGACCCCCGCTACGATCACATCGAGGACCTCGACGACATCCCACAGCAGACCCTCGACGAGATCGACGAGTTCTTCGCGACGTACAAGAACTTAGAGGAAGGCAAAGAGGTCGAGACGCTGGGCTGGGAGGACAAACAAGCGGCGATGGACGCGATCGAACACGCCCAGGACCTCTACGAAGAAGAGTTCGCGTAA